A part of Candidatus Acidiferrales bacterium genomic DNA contains:
- a CDS encoding AIR synthase-related protein, producing the protein LGILIEEESVPIPDDVRGACEILGLDPLYIANEGKLLAFVSPKESAKVLSAMREHPLGKHSAIIGEVVDEHHGTVVMKSRIGGTRVVDMLTGEQLPRIC; encoded by the coding sequence AGCTCGGAATATTAATAGAAGAAGAAAGCGTACCAATTCCTGATGATGTTCGCGGCGCGTGTGAAATCCTGGGACTCGATCCGTTGTATATTGCGAACGAAGGAAAGCTCCTCGCATTCGTCTCGCCGAAGGAGTCTGCGAAGGTCTTATCGGCTATGCGAGAGCATCCACTCGGCAAGCATTCTGCAATAATCGGAGAAGTCGTGGATGAACACCATGGCACGGTCGTCATGAAAAGCAGGATCGGCGGGACGCGCGTCGTCGATATGCTGACCGGGGAACAGCTGCCGAGAATCTGCTGA
- a CDS encoding M13 family metallopeptidase, translated as MKGIRFFYSSLFTFFLMTAVGFSQGMANGDFLTHAIDSSVNPAADFFKFATGTWMKNNPIPPTERAWGIGNLVQEETYARLKSILQDAQASNASKGSNEQKVGDFYFTGMDSTTIDSQGIAPLRPELDRIDSIKNKKDLYDVVALLQREGVNVMYGLFIDQDQMKSDAYAMYLWQGGLGLPNREYYFRNDERTKRIRDEYKKHVAKMLELVGEDSITSTANANDIYQIEVFLADSSRKLEDLRDPYANYNKMSMTNLNHENSDIDWTEIFADEDVKGQDSVIVGQPEFFHELDVAVNKFSIAEWKEYLRWHLVNTFADRLSSPIEVENFHFKGTIMAGVKEQRPRWKRVQDATESAMGELLGQVYVKKYYSAETKKRYESLVNNMISAFAERIKNLDWMSDSTKQKALYKLSKLTKKVGYPDKWKDFSKLSVDKGSYVRNTINANIFWFDRDANKLGKPVDRSEWDMTPQTYNAYYNPSNNEIVLPAAIFIIPGVPDSLIDDAVVYSYAGASTIGHEMTHGFDDEGRQYDAQGNLRDWWTKGDAEKFQAKTKLMVDQFDDYIVLDSMHINGKATLGENIADLGGLVIGYDAFRQTEEYKEGKPVNGLTPSQRFWMGYAYSWLGHARPEALAQQVLTDVHSPNFLRVNGPLSDIPEFYKAFGVKDGQPMWRAPDRRVKIW; from the coding sequence ATGAAAGGGATTAGATTTTTTTATAGCTCATTGTTTACCTTTTTTTTAATGACAGCTGTGGGATTTTCCCAGGGGATGGCGAATGGCGATTTCCTCACTCATGCCATCGACTCAAGCGTCAATCCGGCAGCCGATTTCTTCAAATTTGCGACAGGCACATGGATGAAAAACAATCCGATTCCGCCGACTGAACGCGCGTGGGGAATCGGTAACCTTGTCCAGGAAGAAACATACGCAAGGCTGAAGAGTATATTGCAGGACGCGCAGGCTTCCAATGCCTCGAAGGGAAGCAACGAACAGAAGGTCGGCGATTTTTACTTCACAGGCATGGATTCCACAACGATTGACAGCCAGGGAATAGCCCCGCTTCGACCGGAATTGGATAGGATCGACTCCATAAAAAATAAGAAAGACTTATACGATGTCGTTGCACTTCTTCAGCGTGAAGGCGTGAATGTAATGTATGGTTTGTTTATCGATCAGGATCAGATGAAGAGCGATGCTTATGCGATGTACCTGTGGCAGGGTGGACTTGGCCTGCCCAACAGGGAATATTATTTCAGAAACGATGAACGTACCAAAAGAATTAGAGACGAATACAAGAAACACGTGGCGAAAATGCTTGAGCTGGTTGGCGAAGATTCGATTACTTCAACCGCCAACGCAAACGATATCTATCAAATTGAAGTATTTCTCGCCGATTCGTCGAGGAAATTGGAGGATCTGAGAGATCCTTACGCAAATTATAATAAGATGTCGATGACAAATTTGAACCATGAAAATTCTGATATCGACTGGACTGAAATCTTCGCGGATGAAGATGTGAAGGGTCAGGATTCGGTTATCGTAGGCCAGCCCGAATTTTTCCACGAGCTCGATGTGGCAGTGAACAAATTCAGCATTGCTGAGTGGAAGGAATATCTGAGATGGCATCTCGTAAATACTTTCGCGGACAGGCTCAGCAGTCCGATTGAGGTTGAGAATTTTCATTTCAAAGGGACGATCATGGCCGGCGTTAAGGAGCAGAGGCCGAGATGGAAACGGGTCCAGGATGCGACGGAGAGTGCCATGGGCGAGCTGCTTGGACAGGTCTATGTCAAAAAGTATTACTCTGCTGAAACTAAGAAGCGTTACGAGAGTCTTGTCAACAATATGATCTCTGCCTTCGCAGAGCGAATAAAGAACCTTGATTGGATGAGCGATTCAACAAAGCAAAAGGCGCTTTACAAGTTGAGCAAGTTGACAAAGAAAGTCGGTTACCCGGACAAGTGGAAAGATTTTTCAAAGTTGTCTGTCGATAAAGGCTCTTATGTCAGGAACACCATAAATGCAAATATTTTCTGGTTCGACAGAGACGCGAACAAATTAGGGAAACCCGTCGACCGATCGGAATGGGACATGACGCCGCAAACGTATAACGCCTATTACAATCCTTCGAATAATGAGATCGTGCTTCCTGCCGCGATTTTCATAATACCGGGCGTTCCGGATTCGCTCATCGATGATGCGGTCGTTTATTCGTATGCAGGCGCGTCCACTATTGGACATGAGATGACCCATGGCTTCGACGATGAGGGGAGACAGTATGATGCCCAGGGAAATCTGAGAGACTGGTGGACAAAGGGGGACGCAGAAAAATTCCAAGCGAAGACGAAGTTGATGGTTGATCAATTTGACGATTACATTGTTCTTGACAGCATGCACATAAACGGGAAGGCGACGCTCGGTGAAAATATTGCCGATCTTGGCGGACTTGTAATAGGTTACGATGCGTTCAGGCAAACAGAAGAATATAAAGAAGGGAAGCCCGTTAATGGACTGACCCCTTCACAAAGGTTCTGGATGGGTTACGCATACTCGTGGCTTGGTCATGCAAGACCGGAAGCGTTGGCGCAGCAAGTTTTGACGGACGTTCACTCTCCGAATTTCTTGCGTGTGAACGGACCACTGAGCGACATTCCAGAATTTTACAAAGCATTTGGAGTCAAAGACGGCCAGCCGATGTGGAGAGCTCCGGACAGGAGGGTTAAGATCTGGTGA